One Cicer arietinum cultivar CDC Frontier isolate Library 1 chromosome 8, Cicar.CDCFrontier_v2.0, whole genome shotgun sequence DNA segment encodes these proteins:
- the LOC101493602 gene encoding rho guanine nucleotide exchange factor 8-like: MVRAFSHQISMQKSKSFHFRRMFEIPGKHIQGLFDRDHDEGGDHSDNKVYSKSFESRCTSDQTSEIQPIGHSLNNDLIQLPNLGGEIARMPPKPPTESEMMKERFAKLLLGEDMSGAGNGVSSALALSNAITNLAASVFGEQSKLEPMSQERKTRWRKEIEWLLSVTDHIVEFAPSQQIAKDGSTMEIMTTRQRSDLLMNIPALRKLDAMLIDILENFRDQNEFWYVSKNDEEAEGNTITQRKSDKWWLPIVKVPPTGLSDVAMKGIQFQNENVNQVLKAAMAINAQVLSEMEIPENYIESLPKNGRESLGESVYKCITVEYFDPGQFLSTMDMSTEHKVLDLKNRIEASIVIWKRKMNKDGKSSWSTSISMEKRELFEERAETILLMIKQKFPGLPQSSLDISKIQYNKDVGQAILESYSRVIESLAYTVLSRIEDVLYVDSMTKNPSLAVPSRRFSLDSLQAADQTSPSSEEWIGGSMNSSETPPAMTLSDFMGWNPIQCGGELKKTNSTGDLEDLRDKDEKALTKSPRSGTPKKNFYLDKLEYLNAIRSPIGRH; this comes from the exons ATGGTTAGGGCTTTTAGTCACCAAATCAGCATGCAAAAATCGAAGTCTTTTCATTTTAGGAGAATGTTTGAGATCCCTGGGAAACATATTCAAGGTTTATTTGATAGGGATCATGATGAAGGAGGTGATCATAGTGATAATAAAGTTTATTCAAAAAGCTTTGAATCAAGATGTACAAGTGATCAAACATCGGAAATTCAACCAATAGGTCATTCTCTTaataatgatcttattcaaCTACCAAATTTGGGTGGTGAGATAGCTAGAATGCCTCCTAAGCCACCAAcag AATCTGAAATGATGAAGGAAAGGTTTGCTAAGCTGCTTTTAGGAGAAGACATGTCAGGTGCAGGAAATGGTGTTTCTTCAGCATTGGCTTTGTCAAATGCCATAACAAACCTAGCTg CATCTGTTTTTGGAGAACAATCAAAGTTGGAACCAATGTCTCAAGAAAGAAAAACTAGGTGGAGAAAAGAAATTGAGTGGCTTCTATCTGTGACTGATCACATTGTTGAATTTGCTCCATCACAACAAATAGCTAAGGATGGATCAACCATGGAG ATCATGACCACTCGACAACGAAGCGATCTTCTCATGAACATTCCGGCATTGCGCAAACTCGATGCAATGCTCATT GACATTTTGGAAAACTTTAGAGATCAAAATGAATTTTGGTATGTGTCTAAAAATGATGAGGAAGCTGAAGGAAACACTATCACTCAAAGAAAGAGTGATAAATGGTGGCTACCAATTGTTAAAGTTCCACCAACAGGGTTATCAGATGTAGCTATGAAAGGGATACAATTCCAAAATGAGAATGTTAACCAAGTACTTAAAGCAGCCATGGCTATAAATGCTCAAGTACTATCAGAAATGGAGATTCCTGAAAACTACATTGAGTCTCTCCCTAAG AATGGTAGAGAAAGCCTTGGTGAATCAGTTTATAAGTGCATTACTGTGGAGTACTTTGATCCTGGACAATTCCTCTCAACAATGGACATGTCCACAGAACATAAGGTACTTGACCTCAAGAATAGGATTGAAGCATCCATAGTGATATGGAAAAGGAAGATGAACAAAGATGGAAAGTCTTCATGGAGTACCTCAATAAGCATGGAGAAGAGAGAACTCTTTGAAGAGAGAGCTGAGACAATATTGTTGATGATCAAACAGAAGTTCCCTGGACTTCCACAATCTTCACTTGATATCAGCAAAATCCAATACAACAAG GATGTAGGACAAGCCATTCTAGAGAGCTATTCAAGAGTTATAGAAAGCTTGGCTTACACAGTTTTATCAAGGATTGAAGATGTGTTATATGTAGATTCAATGACAAAGAATCCGTCATTGGCAGTACCTAGCAGAAGATTTTCATTGGATTCATTGCAAGCGGCTGATCAAACATCTCCAAGCTCTGAGGAATGGATAGGAGGAAGCATGAATTCATCAGAGACACCACCAGCAATGACTCTCTCAGATTTCATGGGATGGAATCCAATACAATGTGGAGGTGAATTGAAGAAGACTAACTCAACAGGTGACTTAGAAGATTTGAGAGACAAAGATGAAAAGGCTTTGACTAAATCTCCTAGATCTGGAACACCAAAGAAAAATTTCTACTTGGACAAGCTTGAGTACTTGAATGCTATAAGAAGTCCGATTGGGCGACATTAA